In one Umezawaea sp. Da 62-37 genomic region, the following are encoded:
- a CDS encoding AAA family ATPase, protein MNSPTRHPITAPSAQGSDEDALHRQLTVLAGWRQFVEQTPAPPGLLPEGEWTRLGELERLTYDEDRLNHHARLLVVATPTIRKVITEGRRLSYLNRNADSGRCGLILSGPARTGKTTAITQLGKTLEVIHRQRHPHSTADIPVIYITVPPAATAKMIAIEFARFLGLPTIRRANITDIVEAVCGVCIDTRTSLIAVDEIHNVALATRTGAEASDMLKYFSERIPATFVYAGIDVERAGLLSGTRGEQIAGRFGMVRTTAFPRSEYWSGLIAALEDSLRLHRHRIGSLIRLEHYLHRRTSGMIGSLLRLIRSAAIQAVLDGTEQISRRTLDSIDVDIAAEAAGTRSTTAAKRTP, encoded by the coding sequence GTGAACAGTCCCACTCGCCACCCCATCACCGCACCCAGCGCCCAGGGGTCCGACGAGGACGCACTGCACCGCCAGTTGACCGTCCTGGCCGGCTGGCGGCAGTTCGTCGAGCAGACCCCCGCACCGCCGGGCCTGCTGCCCGAAGGTGAGTGGACGCGGCTGGGTGAACTGGAGCGGCTTACCTATGACGAGGACCGGCTCAACCACCACGCACGGCTGCTGGTGGTCGCCACCCCGACCATCCGCAAGGTCATCACCGAAGGCCGCCGGTTGTCCTACCTCAACCGCAACGCCGATTCCGGCCGCTGCGGGCTCATCCTGTCCGGTCCCGCCCGCACCGGCAAAACGACTGCGATCACCCAGCTCGGCAAAACACTGGAAGTCATCCACCGCCAACGTCATCCCCACTCGACAGCAGACATCCCGGTCATCTACATCACGGTCCCACCCGCGGCGACCGCCAAAATGATCGCCATCGAGTTCGCCCGTTTCCTCGGCCTGCCGACCATCCGCCGAGCGAACATCACCGACATCGTCGAAGCGGTCTGCGGAGTCTGCATCGACACCCGCACGAGCCTCATCGCCGTCGACGAGATCCACAACGTCGCCCTCGCGACCAGAACCGGCGCCGAAGCCTCCGACATGCTCAAGTACTTCTCCGAACGCATACCTGCCACGTTCGTCTACGCCGGGATCGACGTCGAACGCGCGGGTCTGCTCTCCGGGACCCGCGGCGAACAGATCGCCGGACGGTTCGGCATGGTCCGGACGACCGCGTTTCCCCGCAGCGAATACTGGAGTGGCCTGATCGCCGCACTCGAAGACAGCCTCCGCCTGCACCGTCACCGCATCGGCTCTCTTATTCGGCTGGAGCACTACCTTCACCGCCGCACGAGCGGAATGATCGGCAGCCTCCTGCGGCTGATCCGCAGCGCCGCCATCCAAGCAGTGCTGGATGGCACCGAACAGATCAGCCGACGGACGCTGGACTCCATCGATGTCGATATCGCCGCCGAAGCCGCAGGAACACGGTCGACAACCGCGGCCAAGCGCACACCATGA
- a CDS encoding TniQ family protein encodes MNSNGSGLPPRLPIRVRPVVGESVESYIRRLARANHLRPSLLQIHVRSPASPSGSVVIERLAAISHSTVDALTRTLTGLPRPRHQPTTSRTPSQPNETPQATRKQLLFATIRAEAAQGFSIRQISERHQTHRRMVRQALHSPTPAPRRKPATRPAPALSSVKDALDTMIGKDLTIWEIWTRLIDEHDAEASYSTVRDYIKNRTTGQNE; translated from the coding sequence ATGAACAGCAACGGTTCCGGGCTTCCTCCTCGTCTGCCGATCCGGGTTCGTCCTGTTGTCGGAGAAAGCGTCGAGTCCTACATCCGGCGCCTGGCCCGAGCCAATCACCTGCGTCCCAGCCTGCTGCAGATCCATGTCCGCAGCCCTGCCAGCCCCAGCGGATCAGTGGTGATCGAACGGCTCGCAGCAATCAGCCACAGCACCGTCGACGCGCTCACCCGAACCCTCACCGGCCTGCCCAGACCACGACACCAGCCGACGACCAGCCGAACACCCTCGCAACCGAACGAGACGCCACAAGCCACCAGGAAACAGCTCCTGTTCGCAACCATTCGTGCCGAGGCCGCCCAAGGTTTCTCCATTCGGCAGATCTCCGAACGCCACCAGACCCACCGTCGAATGGTTCGTCAAGCTCTCCACTCACCCACTCCCGCGCCGCGCCGCAAGCCCGCCACACGCCCGGCACCAGCTCTCAGCTCGGTCAAAGACGCACTCGACACCATGATCGGCAAGGACCTGACCATCTGGGAAATCTGGACCCGTCTCATCGACGAGCACGACGCAGAAGCCTCCTACAGCACCGTCCGCGACTACATCAAGAACCGCACAACCGGCCAGAATGAGTGA
- a CDS encoding lantibiotic dehydratase, producing MRTADHKPLYRHTGVALLRASATPLTSAPDQWPDLADIASCRAWLDRMWARDGLAAAVRQASPSLADRVDAIQTGQAVSDKQVRGATVSTVRYVLRSIGRPTPFGLFAGVSPVTLGPVGRVEWRAGHRAVVRADAQWLADIITRAESCPALLERLHVTVNDLTVRRGDRLELPQGTDRARVLCTAAILAAWQAAATPVRFGDLIDKLAADFTTDRLKVRNSITALLVRPGFLLTNLRAPFTVTDPLSHLLTRLHDADAADLPEIADLLRDLDAVHTELGRHNAPTTFGDEQHQARTALISHMRALSPAGRTPIAADLLLDTTIDLPNVVAQEMAAAASALLRTTRHPTGDPAWREYQAEFTDRYGVGTLVPLLEVVSPETGLGYPARFHGSLRPAPAVALGQRDERLLAMAWQAMADGSREIVLSHTDLAALTDPDLDERHIPPHVELAARLHCVGADALNRGEFTLTVAPARSAGTLTSRFTPMATGSGLAEVYRALPAATEGALRAQLSFGPKFVPAENVCRVPTYLDHVIPLGEHRGHDDSATLIPLQDLAVCATRDRLYLVSRSRRRVVEPQVFHALALDKQPHPLARFLAELPRAFSASWYQFDWGPHVTLPALPRVRYGRTVLSPAQWRLATTDLPQQGTDPQGRRDLLTAWRSRWNCPDVVELRDADRTLRLRLDEPVHATLLHTHLVKHGQAILYEAADVADYGWIGGHAHEIALPLVTTRPAAPPPLHGPLPEVTNQHGQLPGDPGATWLTAKIHTHPERIDGILTTRLPQLLNTLPDGTDWWFVRYHSRHETDHLRLRLRPTPEYYAACTIAVGKWTQRMRQAGLITDMRFTSYHPEIGRYGHGAALDSAEDVFTADSRLVAALLRALPATSVNPTALAVANMIGIVRGLLGTPADAADWVTQRTAPAVTIARDLLDETMRLSAHPGAVRQLPGWTEPVEQAWQTRADALAAYRGHLHPGTGIDIDAVLASLLHLHHNRAIGINPDHERLCERLTRHAALAWQARRPGGDPR from the coding sequence CCGCGTCGACGCCATCCAGACCGGGCAGGCCGTGTCCGACAAGCAGGTGCGCGGTGCCACCGTGTCCACCGTGCGCTACGTGCTGCGCAGCATCGGGCGGCCCACGCCGTTCGGGTTGTTCGCCGGAGTGTCTCCGGTGACGCTGGGGCCGGTCGGGCGCGTCGAGTGGCGAGCGGGGCACCGAGCGGTGGTACGGGCCGACGCGCAGTGGCTGGCCGACATCATCACGCGGGCCGAATCCTGCCCGGCGCTGCTGGAACGTCTGCACGTCACGGTCAACGACCTCACGGTCCGCCGGGGGGATCGGCTGGAGCTCCCGCAGGGCACCGACCGGGCCAGAGTGCTGTGCACCGCCGCGATCCTCGCCGCGTGGCAAGCCGCCGCGACACCCGTGCGGTTCGGCGACCTGATCGACAAGCTGGCCGCCGACTTCACCACCGACCGTCTCAAGGTCCGCAACAGCATCACCGCCCTGCTCGTACGACCGGGGTTCCTGCTGACCAACCTGCGCGCTCCGTTCACCGTCACCGACCCGTTGAGCCACCTGCTGACCCGCTTGCACGACGCGGACGCCGCCGACCTGCCCGAAATCGCGGATCTGCTGCGCGATCTCGACGCGGTGCACACCGAACTGGGCCGCCACAACGCCCCCACGACCTTCGGCGACGAACAGCACCAGGCCCGCACAGCACTGATCAGCCACATGCGTGCGCTGTCACCGGCAGGGCGAACGCCCATCGCCGCGGACCTGCTGCTGGACACCACGATCGACCTCCCGAACGTGGTCGCGCAGGAGATGGCCGCCGCCGCGAGCGCGCTGCTGCGCACCACCCGCCACCCCACCGGCGATCCGGCTTGGCGCGAATATCAAGCCGAGTTCACCGACCGCTACGGCGTCGGCACGCTGGTGCCGCTGTTGGAGGTCGTGTCACCCGAGACCGGCCTCGGGTATCCGGCCCGCTTCCACGGCAGCCTGCGTCCAGCGCCCGCCGTTGCGCTCGGGCAGCGCGACGAACGACTGCTGGCGATGGCCTGGCAGGCGATGGCCGACGGCAGCCGCGAGATCGTCCTGTCCCACACCGACCTCGCCGCGCTCACCGACCCCGACCTCGACGAGCGGCACATCCCGCCGCACGTCGAGCTGGCCGCGCGCCTGCACTGCGTCGGCGCGGATGCGCTGAACCGGGGTGAGTTCACGCTCACCGTCGCACCCGCCCGCTCCGCCGGAACCCTCACCAGCCGGTTCACCCCGATGGCCACCGGGTCCGGTCTCGCCGAGGTCTACCGGGCACTGCCCGCCGCGACTGAGGGCGCGCTGCGCGCACAGCTGAGCTTCGGCCCGAAGTTCGTGCCCGCCGAGAACGTCTGCCGGGTACCCACCTACCTCGACCACGTGATCCCGCTGGGCGAGCACCGCGGCCACGACGACTCCGCGACCCTGATCCCGCTGCAGGACCTGGCCGTCTGCGCGACCCGTGACCGGCTCTACCTGGTCAGCCGGTCACGGCGCCGGGTGGTCGAACCGCAGGTCTTCCACGCCCTCGCCTTGGACAAGCAGCCGCATCCACTGGCGCGGTTCCTGGCCGAGTTGCCGCGCGCGTTCAGCGCCTCCTGGTACCAGTTCGACTGGGGCCCGCACGTGACCCTGCCCGCGTTGCCTCGGGTGCGTTACGGCCGCACGGTGCTGTCCCCGGCGCAGTGGCGGCTGGCCACCACCGACCTCCCACAGCAGGGCACCGACCCGCAGGGCCGGCGTGACCTGCTGACTGCCTGGCGGAGCCGCTGGAACTGCCCGGACGTCGTGGAACTGCGCGACGCCGACCGCACGCTGCGGCTGCGGCTCGACGAGCCCGTCCACGCCACGCTCCTGCACACCCACCTCGTTAAACACGGCCAAGCCATCCTCTACGAAGCCGCCGACGTGGCCGACTACGGCTGGATCGGCGGCCACGCCCACGAAATCGCGCTGCCGCTGGTCACCACCCGCCCCGCCGCCCCTCCCCCGCTGCACGGCCCGCTACCGGAGGTAACCAACCAGCACGGACAACTTCCCGGCGACCCCGGCGCCACCTGGCTCACCGCGAAGATCCACACCCACCCGGAGCGCATCGACGGCATCCTCACCACCCGCCTCCCACAGCTGCTCAACACGCTTCCCGACGGCACCGACTGGTGGTTCGTGCGCTACCACAGCCGCCACGAGACCGATCACCTCCGGCTGCGCCTGCGCCCCACACCCGAGTACTACGCTGCGTGCACGATCGCGGTCGGGAAGTGGACACAGCGGATGCGGCAGGCAGGCTTGATCACCGACATGCGATTCACCTCCTACCACCCCGAAATCGGCCGCTACGGACACGGCGCGGCACTGGACAGCGCCGAGGACGTCTTCACCGCCGACTCGCGGCTGGTCGCAGCCTTGCTCCGCGCCCTACCCGCCACGTCCGTCAACCCCACCGCACTGGCCGTCGCGAACATGATCGGTATCGTCCGCGGTTTGCTCGGCACACCCGCCGACGCGGCCGACTGGGTGACCCAGCGCACCGCACCCGCCGTCACCATCGCCCGCGACCTCCTCGACGAGACGATGCGGCTCTCGGCCCACCCCGGCGCAGTGCGACAACTGCCCGGCTGGACGGAACCGGTCGAGCAAGCCTGGCAGACCCGCGCCGACGCACTGGCTGCCTACCGCGGGCACCTGCACCCCGGCACCGGCATCGACATCGACGCTGTGTTGGCGTCTCTGCTGCACCTGCACCACAACCGGGCCATCGGCATCAACCCCGACCACGAGCGCCTCTGCGAGCGTCTCACCAGGCACGCCGCGCTGGCCTGGCAAGCACGGCGCCCTGGCGGAGATCCCCGATGA
- the fxlM gene encoding methyltransferase, FxLD system produces MTPPTPAAAPPPHDPTAGWGQSLSSGATGTALLHIGHARAGLIGWSAAHQWIAAMTRSPLAAHPDACLFNGAPAVAFVLRATGLPAYARALHTLDEHIAHLTRRRLDTAHQRLDDGRPARLREFDLINGLTGIGAYLLHTGHDALLRDVLSYLVRLVCEPIALDGEQLPGWWTGNEPADRPCPQWPGGHANLSIAHGITGPLALLATATISGITVPGDAEAIEQICAVLDRWQRGTRTTPWWPGTINSHDWRTGTTGQTGPQRPSWCYGTPGITRAQQLAGLALGNQRRRRAAENALVSCVTDHQQLSLLDGASLCHGWAGLVQTVHRAADDAGPGSELATLLPRLHTDFRQHLRDHRPPDGDGLLEGATGVALALHSAAEPAFHWDACLLLTAPKRTTEHERNGMTTTHTQPEDLRGRMVDHIVEHSQGLSAEVEQVLRTVARHPFVPDASVEDAYANRAITIKPGPPGGRPASCISVPTVVAMMLTQLDVQPGQRVLEIGAGTGWNAALLAELVGETGHVSTIDIHPDVTEHARRALAATGYDRVHVITGDGALGDPENGPFDRIIVTVGPWDLPPAWFDQLAPGGRLVVPLSWRGQTRSVAFVNDNGVLRATDSRLCGFIPMIGDGQNSEQKGEIADDVLLYWDPDQPVNVDALHGVLDTPASTVWSGTMIVAMESTDLIWPLMTAVEPGTVRFCAGNDAVEAGLAHPAFRYSSVALVDGESLAYMALKNPDPDAQTKHWELGAIGHGPAGEHLAERLCAGIRAWGQDRTAQPVITAYRAGTPDNALTNGQVIDKQFIRLVVSH; encoded by the coding sequence ATGACACCACCAACCCCGGCCGCCGCGCCGCCACCGCACGACCCCACTGCCGGCTGGGGACAATCGCTGTCCTCCGGCGCGACCGGGACCGCGCTGCTGCACATCGGCCACGCCCGCGCCGGCCTCATCGGCTGGTCCGCCGCGCACCAGTGGATCGCGGCGATGACCCGCAGCCCGCTGGCCGCCCACCCCGACGCGTGCCTGTTCAATGGCGCGCCCGCCGTCGCATTCGTGCTGCGCGCCACCGGACTCCCCGCCTATGCCCGCGCGCTGCACACCCTCGACGAGCACATCGCACACCTGACCCGGCGCCGCCTCGACACCGCACATCAGCGCCTCGACGACGGACGTCCCGCGCGTCTGCGGGAGTTCGACCTGATCAACGGCCTGACCGGGATCGGGGCCTACCTGCTGCACACCGGCCACGACGCGCTCCTGCGCGACGTGCTGTCCTACCTGGTCCGGCTGGTGTGCGAGCCGATCGCCCTCGACGGCGAGCAGCTGCCGGGCTGGTGGACCGGCAACGAACCCGCCGACCGTCCCTGCCCGCAGTGGCCCGGCGGACACGCCAACCTGTCGATCGCCCACGGCATCACCGGGCCACTCGCGCTGCTGGCCACCGCCACGATCAGCGGCATCACCGTGCCCGGCGACGCCGAGGCGATCGAACAAATCTGCGCGGTGCTGGACCGCTGGCAGCGCGGCACCCGCACCACACCGTGGTGGCCGGGCACCATCAACTCGCACGATTGGCGCACCGGCACCACCGGCCAGACCGGTCCGCAACGGCCCTCGTGGTGCTACGGCACGCCCGGCATCACCCGCGCACAGCAGCTCGCGGGACTCGCCCTCGGCAACCAGCGGCGGCGCCGCGCCGCGGAGAACGCGCTCGTCTCGTGCGTCACCGACCACCAGCAGCTCAGCCTGCTTGACGGCGCGTCGCTGTGTCACGGCTGGGCCGGACTGGTCCAGACTGTCCACCGCGCCGCGGACGACGCCGGACCCGGCAGCGAACTCGCCACGCTCCTGCCGCGGCTGCACACCGACTTCCGACAGCACCTGCGCGATCACCGGCCCCCGGACGGGGACGGTCTGCTGGAGGGCGCGACCGGAGTCGCGCTGGCCCTGCACTCCGCGGCCGAGCCCGCGTTCCACTGGGACGCGTGCCTGCTCCTGACCGCACCCAAGCGCACCACCGAACACGAGAGGAACGGGATGACCACCACGCACACCCAGCCCGAAGACCTGCGCGGCCGCATGGTCGACCACATCGTGGAGCACAGCCAAGGGTTGTCGGCCGAGGTCGAGCAGGTCCTGCGCACCGTTGCCCGTCACCCGTTCGTGCCCGACGCGAGCGTCGAGGACGCCTACGCCAACCGGGCCATCACCATCAAGCCCGGCCCACCTGGGGGCAGGCCCGCCAGCTGCATCTCCGTGCCCACCGTCGTGGCGATGATGCTCACCCAGCTCGACGTCCAACCGGGCCAGCGCGTCCTGGAGATCGGCGCCGGCACCGGCTGGAACGCCGCCCTGCTCGCTGAACTCGTCGGCGAGACCGGCCACGTCAGCACCATCGACATCCACCCCGACGTCACCGAGCACGCCCGGCGAGCACTGGCCGCCACCGGCTACGACCGCGTGCACGTCATCACCGGAGACGGCGCGCTCGGTGACCCCGAGAACGGTCCGTTCGACCGCATCATCGTCACCGTCGGCCCCTGGGATCTGCCTCCGGCCTGGTTCGACCAGCTCGCCCCCGGTGGTCGGCTCGTCGTGCCGCTGTCTTGGCGTGGCCAGACCCGCAGCGTCGCGTTCGTCAACGACAACGGCGTGCTGCGCGCCACCGACAGCCGACTGTGCGGCTTCATCCCGATGATCGGCGACGGCCAGAACAGCGAGCAGAAGGGTGAGATCGCCGACGACGTCCTGCTGTACTGGGACCCCGACCAGCCCGTGAATGTCGATGCCCTGCACGGGGTTCTGGACACTCCGGCGAGCACCGTGTGGTCCGGCACGATGATCGTGGCCATGGAATCCACCGACCTCATCTGGCCGCTGATGACCGCCGTCGAACCGGGAACGGTGCGCTTCTGCGCCGGAAACGACGCCGTCGAAGCCGGACTGGCACACCCCGCATTCCGGTACAGCAGTGTCGCCCTCGTCGATGGAGAATCGTTGGCGTACATGGCGTTGAAAAACCCTGACCCCGATGCGCAGACCAAGCACTGGGAACTCGGCGCCATCGGCCACGGTCCCGCCGGGGAACACCTCGCGGAGCGCCTGTGCGCCGGAATCCGCGCGTGGGGCCAGGACCGTACCGCTCAGCCCGTCATCACCGCCTACCGCGCGGGCACACCGGACAACGCGCTCACCAACGGCCAGGTCATCGACAAGCAGTTCATCCGGCTGGTCGTCTCACACTGA